Proteins encoded within one genomic window of Nordella sp. HKS 07:
- a CDS encoding Hsp20/alpha crystallin family protein codes for MTQSVTRPPITKEGKAPPERAPWLPFLSLQREINQAFDEFDRNWRPFFQRSIFDWEPLARMETSWSSPAVDIIDKEKSYEITAEVPGMTAENLELKLVNNQLLIRGEKKESREETKGDSHLSERQYGAFERNFRIPDGVDSGKIEATLRNGVLTVVLPKTAEATMPTKKIEVKVA; via the coding sequence ATGACACAATCCGTAACCAGACCGCCCATCACGAAAGAGGGAAAGGCTCCTCCCGAGCGGGCGCCATGGCTACCGTTCCTGAGCCTGCAGCGTGAGATCAACCAGGCTTTCGATGAGTTTGATCGGAATTGGCGACCGTTCTTCCAGCGCTCAATCTTCGATTGGGAGCCGCTGGCTCGAATGGAGACCTCATGGTCGTCGCCCGCCGTCGATATCATCGACAAGGAAAAGTCGTACGAAATAACAGCCGAGGTGCCCGGCATGACCGCCGAAAACCTCGAGCTCAAACTGGTGAATAATCAACTATTGATCAGGGGCGAGAAGAAGGAGAGCCGCGAGGAGACGAAGGGCGACAGTCATCTGTCGGAGCGCCAGTATGGAGCGTTCGAGCGAAACTTCCGTATCCCCGATGGGGTCGACTCCGGAAAGATCGAAGCGACCCTCAGGAACGGCGTGCTGACTGTCGTCCTGCCCAAGACGGCAGAGGCGACGATGCCGACCAAGAAGATTGAAGTAAAAGTAGCCTGA
- a CDS encoding universal stress protein, with product MTYKTILVSLNDLKRNEALLTSAAELARKFDSHLRGLYVIPAVEVYAGIDFGMPIVFEGNRETYQKAEKSVRNLFDSIAQVAGIRNDFIVVDSSFPNITNHVVDYVRCSDIAIISQAPEGVELSVTGRDFVEQMLLATGRPIIVLPRKDRSDLVADLVIIGWSGRRESARAAFDSIPLLTCANEVRVVWVDPEKERPNPGSLPGADLATTLSRHGVKVSIESLSTGGKEAGEALLTKITDSGAGLLVMGAYGHSRLSELILGGATRSVLNAMNCPVFFSH from the coding sequence ATGACATACAAGACGATTCTAGTGAGCCTCAACGATCTCAAGCGCAATGAAGCTCTCCTCACAAGCGCCGCGGAGCTCGCCCGCAAATTTGATTCCCATCTCCGCGGCCTGTATGTCATCCCCGCAGTCGAGGTCTATGCCGGAATCGATTTCGGAATGCCGATCGTCTTCGAAGGCAATCGGGAGACCTACCAGAAGGCCGAGAAGTCCGTGCGGAACCTGTTCGATTCAATAGCACAAGTTGCCGGCATCAGAAATGACTTCATCGTGGTAGACTCGAGTTTTCCCAACATAACAAACCACGTAGTCGATTACGTCCGCTGCTCCGACATCGCAATCATAAGTCAGGCGCCGGAAGGGGTTGAATTGTCCGTCACTGGCCGCGATTTCGTCGAGCAGATGCTGCTGGCGACCGGCAGGCCAATCATTGTCCTTCCGAGAAAGGATCGCTCGGATCTCGTCGCCGATCTGGTCATCATCGGCTGGAGCGGACGGCGTGAATCGGCTCGTGCCGCCTTCGACAGTATACCGCTGTTGACCTGCGCCAATGAGGTCCGGGTGGTGTGGGTCGATCCGGAAAAGGAACGTCCCAATCCGGGCAGTCTGCCCGGCGCCGACTTGGCCACAACCCTGTCACGTCATGGCGTCAAGGTGTCGATCGAGTCTCTCTCCACCGGAGGGAAAGAAGCTGGTGAAGCCTTGCTGACGAAAATAACGGATAGCGGCGCTGGCCTCCTGGTCATGGGAGCTTACGGGCATTCTCGCCTGAGCGAACTCATCCTTGGTGGAGCGACCCGATCGGTCCTCAACGCCATGAATTGCCCAGTGTTCTTCTCACATTGA
- a CDS encoding CBS domain-containing protein → MRAKDLMTTELATICPTASVLEAAEIMLQRHVSGLPVVDSSGNLAGMITAGDLLRRAEIATVAARGGFAEFQAGYERLAADYAQSHGKHVGRVMTTALHTVDADAPIQLIVDIMDRHNVKRVPVTQQRRLLGLVSRTDILRAFVEAARRAADDCCDDNEIKRRLFAICTRESWAPLADIDISVRDGVVELVGRISSEAQRRALTAAAESIPGVKSVIDHLVLEKGLSPRAHP, encoded by the coding sequence ATGCGCGCCAAAGACTTGATGACAACCGAACTTGCAACCATTTGTCCCACCGCTTCGGTTCTCGAAGCGGCGGAAATCATGCTCCAACGCCATGTCAGCGGTCTTCCTGTCGTGGACTCTTCGGGTAATCTCGCAGGCATGATAACGGCAGGTGACCTCTTGCGCCGGGCAGAGATCGCAACAGTGGCGGCTCGCGGCGGCTTTGCCGAATTCCAGGCCGGCTATGAGCGCCTTGCCGCTGACTATGCGCAGTCTCATGGCAAACACGTAGGCCGCGTCATGACAACGGCGCTGCATACAGTCGACGCAGATGCCCCAATTCAGTTAATCGTCGACATCATGGATCGGCATAATGTGAAGCGGGTACCAGTGACCCAGCAGCGAAGGCTGCTCGGCTTGGTGAGCCGCACCGACATCCTGCGCGCTTTCGTCGAAGCCGCTCGGCGTGCCGCCGATGACTGCTGTGACGACAATGAGATAAAGAGAAGGCTCTTCGCGATCTGCACACGAGAGTCCTGGGCGCCCTTGGCAGACATTGACATTTCTGTCCGAGATGGCGTCGTCGAGCTTGTCGGACGCATTTCCAGCGAAGCCCAACGTCGCGCATTGACAGCCGCCGCCGAGTCGATTCCGGGTGTCAAATCAGTCATCGATCATCTGGTTCTCGAAAAAGGCCTGTCGCCCCGCGCCCATCCTTGA